A stretch of DNA from Erwinia aphidicola:
GCGTATCAGCAGCAGCGTGGTAGAGCACAACGGCATTAAGCCGCTGCAGCGCGCCAAGGCGATGCAGCAGGAGAACGGCGGCCTGCCGCTGATGGTGCATATCGGCAATAATCCGCCCAACCTCGATGAAATTGCCGACCTGCTGAGCAGCGGCGACATCATCACCCACTGCTATAACGGCAAGCCGAACCGCATTCTGACGCCGCAGGGCGAGCTGCGCGCCTCGGTTAGCGCTGCGCTCAAACGCGGCGTGCGCCTCGACGTTGGCCACGGCAGCGCCAGCTTCAGCTTCGAAGTGGCGCGCGTGGCGATTGCGCAGGGCATTCTGCCGCACACCATCAGCTCCGATATCTACTGCCGCAACCGTCTGAACGGCCCGGTGTATACCCTCGCGCACGTGATGTCGAAGTTCTTCTGCATCGGCATGACGCTGCCGCAGGTGATCGACTGCGTTACCGCGCACGCCGCAGACGGCCTGCGCCTCGTCGGTAAAGGGCGCCTTGAAGTCGGCTATGACGCCGATCTGACCATTTTCGACGTGCAGCAGGAGAGCGCGCTGTTCACCGACTCAGACGGACAAACGCTGTCCGGTACAACGCAGCTGGTGCCGCTGGCCGCTGTGGTCGCCGGTCAGGCATTCGTGACTAACGAAGGGAAGAAACGTAATGACTTCAGTAAATGAGCTTTCAATTTATGAGAAATACCATCTCAAGCAGGTGATCAACGCCTCCGGCCGCATGACCATTCTCGGTGTGTCGACCCCGAGCGCGGACGTGGTGGAGACGGTGAGCTATGGCCTCAATCACTATTTTGAAATGAAAGATCTGGTCAACAAAACCGGAGCCTATATTGCCGGGCTGCTGGGTTGTGAAGCGGCGGTGGTGGTCTCCTGCGCTTCGGCCGGGATTGCGCAGTCGGTAGCGGCGGTTATCGTTAAGGATAACGACTGGCTGCTGGAAAATCTGCACGCCGCACCGCTGATGGTGCCGCACGACATCGTGCTGCCAAAGGGCCATAACGTTAACTACGGCGCGCCAGTGGGCACCATGGTGGCGCTTGGCGGCGGCAAGCTGGTGGAAGCGGGCTACGCCAACGAGTGCTCGCCGCAGCAGCTCTCCGCCGCGATCACCCCGCAGACCGCCGCAATCATGTATATCAAATCGCATCACAGCGTGCAGAAAAGCCATCTCAGCGTGGAGCAGGCCGCCGGGGTGGCGCGTGAACACGGCGTGCCGCTGATTGTGGATGCCGCCGCCGAGGAGGATTTGCAGGCTTATTACGGCTTTGGTGCTGACCTGGTGATCTACAGCGGCGCAAAAGCCATTGAAGGGCCAACCAGCGGGCTGGTGATCGGCAAAGCGCAGTACGTTGAGTGGGTGAAGCGCCAGTCGAACGGCATTGGCCGCGCGATGAAGGTCGGCAAAGAGGGGATCCTCGGCCTGACGCAGGCGATTGAAAACTATCTGCGCGTGGAGAAGACCACCGGCGCGCAGATGGTGGAGAAGATGACGCCGTTTATCGACAGCTTAAACCAGCTGGCGGGCATTCAGGCGCGCACGGTGTGGGACGCCGCCGGGCGTGATATCGCCCGCGCTGAGATCCACTTCGACGAGGCGGTGATAGGCCGCACCACCGGTGAAGTGGTGCAGGCGCTGAAAACCGGTGCCATCGCCATCTACTTCCGTGGCTACAAGGCCAACGAAGGCATTGTTGAAGTCGACGTGCGCAGCGTCTCTGCCGAACAGCTGCACACCATTTTTATCTGCATCAGAGATCTGTTAACCGGAGAAGCACGCGCATGACACTGAAACCGAAATTTTACCGCGACCGCGTCTGCCTGAATGTCCTCGCCGGTTCGAAACAGAATGCCCGCGACATCTGGCAAGCCGCAGAAGGCCACGTGCTGGTTGGCGTGCTGTCGAAGGACTACCCGGACGTGGCGAGCGCGGTAGCCGATATGCGTGATTACGCGGCGCTGATTGATAACGCGCTGTCGGTCGGCCTCGGCGCGGGTGACCCGAACCAGTCGGCGATGGTCAGCGCGATTGCCGCTGAGGTGCAGCCGCAGCACGTCAACCAGGTGTTTACCGGCGTCGCGACTTCGCGCGCGCTGCTTGGCCAGTCTGACACCGTGGTCAACGGCCTGATCTCCCCGACCGGCACGGTTGGCAAGGTGAAGATCTCCACCGGGCCGCTCAGCTCGCAGCAGGCCGACGGCATTGTGCCCGTCGCTACCGCGGTTGCGCTGCTAAAGGATATGGGCGGCAGCTCGGTAAAATACTTCCCGATGGGCGGCCTGAAGGCGATCGACGAGTTCAAAGCGGTGGCAGAAGCCTGCGCCGCGCAGGGGTTCTGGCTGGAGCCAACCGGCGGTATCGATCTCGATAACTATGAAGCGATCCTGCAGATCGCGCTGGATGCGGGCGTCAGCAGGATCATCCCGCATATTTACAGCTCGATTATCGATAAACAGAGCGGGCAGACGCGGCCGCAGGATGTCGCCACGCTGCTGGCAATGACCAAAAAATTAGTCGGTTAATACTGACCGCGCCCTGGGATTATGCCGGGGCGCGCTATTTTCCCGCAGTGAATTCCGTTAGCCTGCAACAACCCGCTAACAAGGTCGACTATCTAAAGAAGAGCGCTCCGTGAGATTCCCCAACCAACGACTGGCCCAGCTGTTTGATCTGCTACAAAACGAAACGCTGCCGCAGGAGGAGCTGGCGCGGCGCTTCGACGTCTCCACGCGCACTGTGCGCAGCGATATTAACGTGCTCAACGAACTGCTGGCCGAGCACGGTGCCAGCTTTGTGCTAAGCCGCGGAGCGGGCTATCGGCTGGAGATTGCCGATGCGCGCCGCTACGCTCAGCTGCAGCAGCAGTCACCTTCACATCTGCGCGTGCCGCGCACCTCTGCCGCCCGCGTGCACTATCTGCTCACCCGTTTTCTCACCTCGGCTTTTTCCCTCAAGCTGGAAGACCTGGCCGACGAATGGTTTGTCAGCCGCACCACGCTGCAAAGCGATATGGCCGAGGTGAGAGAGTGGCTGGCGCGTTATCAGCTGGCGATTGAAACCAAGCCGCGCTACGGTATGAAGCTGTTCGGCCCCGAAGTGGCGATGCGCACCTGCCTGACCGACCTGCTGTACCAGATTGCGCAGGAGGACAGCGACAGCCCGCTGCTACAGCTGGAGGCGCTTAACAGCGGGATGCTCACCACCCTGCAACCGCTGCTGCAGCAGTGCCTGTCGCGCTTTAATATCCGCCTGGCCGACGACGGCGAGTTTTATCTGCGCCTCTACTGCGCGGTGGCGGTGCGGCGCATTGGCGAGGGCTACCCGCTGACCGACTTCAGCGCGGAGGATGTCGATGATGAGGTGCGCGATGCGGCGCGCCACATCGTTAACCTGATGCGGCCGATTGTCGGCAAGGCGATCTCCCCGGCGGAAGAGGCCTACCTGCGCGTTAATATCGCCGCCCGCCGCGTGGAAGAGATTGCGCCCAGCGCCATCAGCCCGGACGACGGCGATTCGCTGGTGGATTACATCCTCGGCTACATCAACACCCACTACAACTTCAACCTGCAAAATGACCCGCAGCTGCGCGCCGACCTGCTGACGCACATCAAAACGATGATCACCCGCGTGCGCTATCAGATCCACATTCCCAATCCGCTGCTGACCAACATCAAACAGCACTATCCGATGGCCTGGGACGTGACGCTGGCGGCGGTTTCCAGCTGGGGCAAATACACCCCGTACACCATCAGCGAAAACGAGATTGGCTTCCTGGTGCTGCATATTGGCGTCGGGCTGGAGCGCCACTACAACGTGGGCTATCAGCGCCATCCGCAGATCCTGCTGGTGTGCGACACCGGTAACTCCACGGTGCGCATGATCCAGGCGATGCTACTGCGCAAATACCCGCAGATCGTGGTGAACGGCATTATTACGCTGCGCGAGTACGAGCAGCTGGCGAGCGTGGACGAGGACTTTGTTATCTCCACCGTGCGCCTTAGCGACAAGGATAAGCCGGTCGTGGTGATGTCGCCGTTCCCCACTGAGTACCAGCTGGAGCAGCTCGGCAAGCTGGTGCTGCTCGATCGCACCCGCCCTTACATGCTGGAAAAGTTCTTCGATGCCAGCCATTTCCTGATCCTCGATCGGCCGCTGGACCGCAGCGCTCTGTTTCGCCAGCTGTGCGGCGAGCTGGAGCAGGAAGGGATGGTGGATGAGACGTTTTACCCGTCGGTGGAAGAGCGTGAAGCCATCGTCAGCACCATGCTCGGCGAAGGCATTGCGCTGCCGCACTCGCTGGGGCTGCTGGCAAAGAAAACCTGCGTCTATACCGTGCTGGCACCGGAGGGCATCGCGTGGGGGGATGAAACCGCATATGTGATTTTCCTGCTGGCGATCAGTAAGACGGAGTACGAAGAGGCGATGGCCATCTACGATCTGTTCGTGACGTTTATGCGCGAGCGGGCGATGACAAGGCTGCGCGACAGCGCGGATTTCGCCAGCTTCAAGGCGGTGGCAATGGATTGTTTAAGCCGGTTATAGGGGCCGACCTTCTTTTCCGGTCGGCCCGTATTGAGGATTTGCACGGTATTACGTAGTGCCTTATCCTATTTTCTTAAATTCGCTATTACTGCATCCGCTAAAGCTATTTCTTAAATTAATTTTTAGTCGACATAGATCACAAAAAACCAATAGGTTCCTGGTTAGATTACCCCTGCGAAAAATAAAGGAAAAGGCTCAGGGAGAGTGATATGACGTGGGAGTATTCTCAAGGAACTGGTGTGCTCAGACATAACGGAAGCATTGTTGCGCGTGGATATAGTGGAGTGGGAAGTGGACTCAATGCACCCTCAATGCAGCAAGTTGAACGTGTTGGTCCAATACCGGAAGGATTTTATCGTATTAATGGTTATAACAATCATCGTGGACCTTATACGGTAATTTTAGATCCGATAGCAGGAACGAACACTTTTGGGCGTTCTGCATTCAGAATACATGGTGATAATGCAAGTAAGCCGCCAAATTCGTCTTCAGAAGGTTGCATAGTGATTAATGGTGCAGGGATTCGCCAATCGATACTTAATTCTGGTGATTCTATTTTACGGGTGGTGCCATGAATATAGTAATAGCTTTGGTTTTATCATTTTCAACATTCTCAGTGTTTGCTTTTGGACCATTACCGTCTCCTGTTTGTAAAAAGGTAACCGTTAGCGAAGTGAAAAATAAAATAAAGGAGTTAGGTGCCAGGAGATATATAAACTACAGCCAGCCTGATGTGCAATCTGGCGAGTGGGAATGTGTGATGGATAATATCACTAATGGATTACCAGAATGGCTTGATTTAGTACAGGTTTTAGCACCCTTTACCGATGCTGGTACGGCTGAAGATTTGGGTTTAGTACTATCTATTGCGTTACAGACTAATCCAACAAGAGTATTGGCTTTAATTGATAACCGAACTCAGGTCTTGAATGAAAGTGAGATATGTTCACTACCCTTCTATAGGGGTACCAGGGAAGAGAGGAATCAGTATGTGGTCAATGTTATCGAAGCACTTTATAAGGCCAGAAATGGCAAGCACTGCCTGTCTCACATTGTAAGTGTTATTGGTCAATCTACGGCTGAGAATTTTTATGAGGTGAATTAATATGGTTATTCCGGTGTATCTGTTTTTGACTGATGACCACGATCGCCTTCTTAAAGGTAGCGTCGATATTATTGGGCGTGAGGGCAGTATCGAGTTACTTGGAATACATCATAGCATTACCTTGCCAACTGATGACTTAACAGGGAAAGTTACGGGTAATCGTCGTCATCTGCCATTTATGGTTGAGAAAGAGATCGACTGCTCGTCTCCACTATTATACAGGGCATTAACCACAGGCAAAACGCTGAAGAAAGTAGAAGCGAAATGGTTTGGAATTAACGGTAACGGACAGGAAATCGAATATTTCAATACGCTAATGGAAAATGTCCGGGTTGTCAGTATCTCTCCAGTCATGTTTGATATTAAAGAGGTCAGTAAAGAGAGGTTTAATCATATGGAGATAGTAGAATTCCGTTACGAGAAAATTAGCTGGAAATTTTTTGACGGAAATATTATTCACACGGATGACTGGAATAGTCGGTAGTTCCCTATTCAGGTTTTTCTTTTTCAATGTCGATCCCTGCGATTTATGTTAACCAAACCATGTAGAGGTCGGTCAGTATTGAGGATTTACACCGTATTATGTAGTGGCCGACCTTCTTTTCCGGTCGGCCAGTATTGAGGATTTGCACGGTATTACGTAGTGGCCGACCTTTTTTTCCGGTCGGCCCGTAAATCTTATTTCAAAATGGTAAACGCGGTGGTGACGTGTTTCACGCCGCTAACCCGGCTGGCGATATCCGCAGCCGCTTTCGCTTCTGCATCCGTCACCAGACCCAGCAGGAACACTTCGCCATTCTCGGTGGTGACTTTCACATTCGAGGATTTCACCTGATCGCTACCCAGCAGCTGTGAGCGCACTTTAGTGGTGATCCAGGTATCTGAAGATGCCGTGCCGAAGCTGACTTTGTCGCCGGTACGGATCTCGTTATACACCTCGGTTGCGCCATCCACGCCCACGGCAATCTGTTTTGCACGCAGCGCCAGATCGGCACTCGGTGACTGCCCGGTCAGCAGCACTTTACCCTGATAAGCGGTGGCAACAATGTGTGCGCTCTGTTTGATCTGCTCATCTTTCGACAGCGCGTTCGTGACGCGCAGTTCCAGCGTGCCGTCATCAACCTGCGTACCAACGGAACGCGGGTCAGTGGCGGATTTGGTCGCCACGGCCGCACTGCCAACAACCGCCGCGACACAGCCCTGTAGCATCAACGCGGTAAGGATAACTGCACATGCAGATAATGCCTTCATTTAAGCTCCTTAAACATCCTGGTGGGGAAACAAAGTGTTATCTATTAAATCGCACAGACAATTCACGGTGAGCATATGCATTTCCTGAATTCTCGCACTGCGGTGGGAAGGAATGCGGATCTCCACATCCTGCGGACCCAGCAGACCGGCGAGCTCGCCGCCGTCGTAGCCGGTCAGGGCGATAATGGTCATATCGCGGGTGACCGCTGCCTCTACGGCTTTGACAATATCACGACTGTTGCCGCGCGTTGAAATTGCCAGCAGGATATCGCCGGCATGGCCTAACGCGCGCACCTGCTTGGCGTAAATCTCTTCGTGCAGGCGGTCATTACCAATGGCCGTCAGCAGCACGTTATCCGCGCTCAGCGCAATGGCGGGCAGGCTTGGGCGCTCGGTCTCAAAACGATTAATCATGCTGGCAGCAAAATGCTGGGCATTGGCGCTGGAGGTTCCATTACCACAGCTCAGTATTTTGTTGCCATTGAGCAGCGACTGTACCATGGTCATCGCCGCACGTGAGATGGCATCCGGCAGCGCTTCTGCCGCCGCGATTTGTGTTTGAATACTTTCCGTAAAACAGACTTTGATTCTTTCCAGCACGTCATTCACCTGGTCTAGTTATTCTGCTGTAAACGCATTGGGTAACCATTCCACCTGCTCGCCGGTGATCGCTACCACATCAAAACGACAGTCGGCGGTGTCAAAACTCTGCCCGCGACCGTTAAGCCACAGTGCTGCTGCACGCAGCAGCTTCAGCTGTTTACTGCGGGTGACGCTGGCCGCCGCGCCGCCAAAACGGTCACTGCTGCGGTAGCGCACCTCGACAAATACCCACGTTTTGCCATCGCGCATGATCAGGTCAATTTCGCCTGACCGGTAGCGCACGTTAGCGGCGACAAAACGCAGGCCTGACGTTTCCAGCAGGCGGCGAGCCTGACGTTCACGGCTCGCCCCTTGCTGCTGCCGGCTTAGTTGGCCGGAACGATCTGTCCCTGACGATACTGGCTCCATACTAACTTCCTGTTAATCACGCAGTCCCGATCCGCGCTCAGACTGCCGGTGTCGCCCTTAACCTGGAAGCCCGGCAGCGTGCGCATTTCGTTAAAGTGGTTCGCCAGTGTCCAGGCATCAATGCCCATCGCGTAGAGGCGCACCAGCGAGTAGTCGTTGTTAAACATCTTCGCCGCCTGCTGCATCAGCGCCGGGTTGGCACCGGAGAGCAGCGGAGCATCGCTAAACTGCAGGCCATCCACTTCCAGACGGTAGTCCGGGCCGCCGCCTGCCTGATAGCTGCGCGAGCTGGCATACAGGCCCACATTATCACGGCTGCTGACGCGCATGGAGATCATCGGCTTGATCAGTGCCAGTTCATCCTGCGTGGCGACGATATACACCGAGTCAACGCTGCCGCCGCTGGTGGTAGCCGCCGTCGGTTCAGCGACCGGGGCCGGGATCGTCAGGCCGCCAATGGTAACGCCCGCGGGCTGTTCAGGCTGCACGTTAACCGGCGTACCGCTCAGGCGGATACCGGCACCGCTGTTGATCCCCTGCTTCAGCTCTGCGGTCGAACCGAACTGCTGCTGCAGCACGGTGCCGCCGCCAAGCTTCTGCCACTCAGCGGCAAAGGCTTTATTCACGCGGTCGCCGAGTGAGCTGCGCGGCACCAGCAGCAGCGGTGCGCGTTTGCCCTGGTCCCACATATGATGCGCGGCATCACGGGCTTCGTCTTCAGGAGAAAGCGCAAAGTAGCAAATATTCGGATGGTTCTGGATGGTTTCCGGCTCGTTAAGCGCCAGAACGTTGAGGGTCGTCTGGCTGGCTGCCAGCTTTTCGACGTTGCTTTTCAGCAGCGGACCGACCACCAGCGTAGCGCCGTCTTTTTGTGCCTGCGCCAGCACCTGCTCAATCGGCTGGCTGCTGGTGTCATAGACCTGTACCTGCGTAGCGCTGGACGGCGGCGCGGTTTCGACGCTGTTAGCTGGCGCGGACTGCGGCTGCACCTGCTGTGGCTGCGCAGCGGCGGCATCGGTTGGCGCAGCAGAAGGGCTGACTACGGCGTTAGGATCGGCCGGGGTTGCGGTATCCGCAGCGGCAGCCTGTGGCGCTTCAACCGGTGCCGCAGGGGCGGAACCCTGTGCCAGCACGCCGTTTTTCGCGTCGTTAAAGCCTTTCTGAATGGCGTTAGCAAACACCTGCGCCTGGCCGCTCAGCGGCAGCAGCAGCGCGATTTTGCCGGTGGAAGCGGGCTGGAAGTTCTGCACCTGGCTGAGCGCGGTCGGCAGCATTTTCGCCGCCGGGTTATTCGGATAGCGCGTCTGCCAGTCGCGGATCCCGGCTTTCAGCATATCCGGGTCGTTGCTGTTGGCCCGGTAAACGCCGGAGAGATCCAACCAGCCCTGCAGTACGTTTTCATCCGCGTTGATGTTCAGGCTGTTGAGCTGCTCAGGCGTCATCTGGCTCAGCGCCTGCCAGGTGGCATCAATATTCTTCTGCTTGTCTGCCGGGTTGCTCAGCAGCGGCTCCTGGGCAATATAGGCGCGCAGCACTTCCAGCGACGGGCGACCCTGGCTGGCGGCGATCAGCAGCTGGTAGTAGCGGGCCTGCTGATCTTTCGACAGACTGCCGATATCAATCTGCTTCAGCTGGTCAGCGGCGGCGGGCAGATTCTGCTGCATCACGCTGAGCTGAGCCTGCAGCAGCTGGCGCTCCTGCTGCTGGGTGGCGTCCAGGTTCTGCGGCAGCTGGGAGAACTGATCGCTCGCCTGCGGCACCTTGCCTTCGTTCAACAGCGCTCTGATTGCGAGTAATTGCCAGCCAACCTTGTTATCATCTGCGCTTTGCTGCATCTGCTGCAGGTAATAGTCAGAGGTGCCGGTTGCGGCTCCCTGCACATTCGCCTCGGGCGTTTTTGGAGCCTGGCCGGTACATCCGGCAAAAATCAGGGCGGCCAGCAGAAGCGGTACCGTGCGTAGCGCTTTGCGCTGAAGAACTTTCGAAGGAAGCATACTGTATCCAGTGATGTTTTTTTCAAGATGCTCAATA
This window harbors:
- the dolP gene encoding division/outer membrane stress-associated lipid-binding lipoprotein, which encodes MKALSACAVILTALMLQGCVAAVVGSAAVATKSATDPRSVGTQVDDGTLELRVTNALSKDEQIKQSAHIVATAYQGKVLLTGQSPSADLALRAKQIAVGVDGATEVYNEIRTGDKVSFGTASSDTWITTKVRSQLLGSDQVKSSNVKVTTENGEVFLLGLVTDAEAKAAADIASRVSGVKHVTTAFTILK
- a CDS encoding DgaE family pyridoxal phosphate-dependent ammonia lyase: MTSVNELSIYEKYHLKQVINASGRMTILGVSTPSADVVETVSYGLNHYFEMKDLVNKTGAYIAGLLGCEAAVVVSCASAGIAQSVAAVIVKDNDWLLENLHAAPLMVPHDIVLPKGHNVNYGAPVGTMVALGGGKLVEAGYANECSPQQLSAAITPQTAAIMYIKSHHSVQKSHLSVEQAAGVAREHGVPLIVDAAAEEDLQAYYGFGADLVIYSGAKAIEGPTSGLVIGKAQYVEWVKRQSNGIGRAMKVGKEGILGLTQAIENYLRVEKTTGAQMVEKMTPFIDSLNQLAGIQARTVWDAAGRDIARAEIHFDEAVIGRTTGEVVQALKTGAIAIYFRGYKANEGIVEVDVRSVSAEQLHTIFICIRDLLTGEARA
- the diaA gene encoding DnaA initiator-associating protein DiaA; translated protein: MLERIKVCFTESIQTQIAAAEALPDAISRAAMTMVQSLLNGNKILSCGNGTSSANAQHFAASMINRFETERPSLPAIALSADNVLLTAIGNDRLHEEIYAKQVRALGHAGDILLAISTRGNSRDIVKAVEAAVTRDMTIIALTGYDGGELAGLLGPQDVEIRIPSHRSARIQEMHMLTVNCLCDLIDNTLFPHQDV
- a CDS encoding penicillin-binding protein activator, with amino-acid sequence MLPSKVLQRKALRTVPLLLAALIFAGCTGQAPKTPEANVQGAATGTSDYYLQQMQQSADDNKVGWQLLAIRALLNEGKVPQASDQFSQLPQNLDATQQQERQLLQAQLSVMQQNLPAAADQLKQIDIGSLSKDQQARYYQLLIAASQGRPSLEVLRAYIAQEPLLSNPADKQKNIDATWQALSQMTPEQLNSLNINADENVLQGWLDLSGVYRANSNDPDMLKAGIRDWQTRYPNNPAAKMLPTALSQVQNFQPASTGKIALLLPLSGQAQVFANAIQKGFNDAKNGVLAQGSAPAAPVEAPQAAAADTATPADPNAVVSPSAAPTDAAAAQPQQVQPQSAPANSVETAPPSSATQVQVYDTSSQPIEQVLAQAQKDGATLVVGPLLKSNVEKLAASQTTLNVLALNEPETIQNHPNICYFALSPEDEARDAAHHMWDQGKRAPLLLVPRSSLGDRVNKAFAAEWQKLGGGTVLQQQFGSTAELKQGINSGAGIRLSGTPVNVQPEQPAGVTIGGLTIPAPVAEPTAATTSGGSVDSVYIVATQDELALIKPMISMRVSSRDNVGLYASSRSYQAGGGPDYRLEVDGLQFSDAPLLSGANPALMQQAAKMFNNDYSLVRLYAMGIDAWTLANHFNEMRTLPGFQVKGDTGSLSADRDCVINRKLVWSQYRQGQIVPAN
- a CDS encoding BglG family transcription antiterminator, whose product is MRFPNQRLAQLFDLLQNETLPQEELARRFDVSTRTVRSDINVLNELLAEHGASFVLSRGAGYRLEIADARRYAQLQQQSPSHLRVPRTSAARVHYLLTRFLTSAFSLKLEDLADEWFVSRTTLQSDMAEVREWLARYQLAIETKPRYGMKLFGPEVAMRTCLTDLLYQIAQEDSDSPLLQLEALNSGMLTTLQPLLQQCLSRFNIRLADDGEFYLRLYCAVAVRRIGEGYPLTDFSAEDVDDEVRDAARHIVNLMRPIVGKAISPAEEAYLRVNIAARRVEEIAPSAISPDDGDSLVDYILGYINTHYNFNLQNDPQLRADLLTHIKTMITRVRYQIHIPNPLLTNIKQHYPMAWDVTLAAVSSWGKYTPYTISENEIGFLVLHIGVGLERHYNVGYQRHPQILLVCDTGNSTVRMIQAMLLRKYPQIVVNGIITLREYEQLASVDEDFVISTVRLSDKDKPVVVMSPFPTEYQLEQLGKLVLLDRTRPYMLEKFFDASHFLILDRPLDRSALFRQLCGELEQEGMVDETFYPSVEEREAIVSTMLGEGIALPHSLGLLAKKTCVYTVLAPEGIAWGDETAYVIFLLAISKTEYEEAMAIYDLFVTFMRERAMTRLRDSADFASFKAVAMDCLSRL
- a CDS encoding amidohydrolase/deacetylase family metallohydrolase, translated to MYDLIIRRARLSDGTLSDVAIRAGKIAEVGQIDGPAQREWDLHGRYWLSAGWIDSHVHCYPKSPIYHDEADRIGVETGVTTVVDAGSTGADDIDDFYQLTRSASTQVYALLNIARSGILTQNELADMARIDAAAVQAALQRLPQFILGLKARISSSVVEHNGIKPLQRAKAMQQENGGLPLMVHIGNNPPNLDEIADLLSSGDIITHCYNGKPNRILTPQGELRASVSAALKRGVRLDVGHGSASFSFEVARVAIAQGILPHTISSDIYCRNRLNGPVYTLAHVMSKFFCIGMTLPQVIDCVTAHAADGLRLVGKGRLEVGYDADLTIFDVQQESALFTDSDGQTLSGTTQLVPLAAVVAGQAFVTNEGKKRNDFSK
- a CDS encoding tlde1 domain-containing protein, giving the protein MTWEYSQGTGVLRHNGSIVARGYSGVGSGLNAPSMQQVERVGPIPEGFYRINGYNNHRGPYTVILDPIAGTNTFGRSAFRIHGDNASKPPNSSSEGCIVINGAGIRQSILNSGDSILRVVP
- a CDS encoding Hcp family type VI secretion system effector is translated as MVIPVYLFLTDDHDRLLKGSVDIIGREGSIELLGIHHSITLPTDDLTGKVTGNRRHLPFMVEKEIDCSSPLLYRALTTGKTLKKVEAKWFGINGNGQEIEYFNTLMENVRVVSISPVMFDIKEVSKERFNHMEIVEFRYEKISWKFFDGNIIHTDDWNSR
- the dagF gene encoding 2-dehydro-3-deoxy-phosphogluconate aldolase, whose amino-acid sequence is MTLKPKFYRDRVCLNVLAGSKQNARDIWQAAEGHVLVGVLSKDYPDVASAVADMRDYAALIDNALSVGLGAGDPNQSAMVSAIAAEVQPQHVNQVFTGVATSRALLGQSDTVVNGLISPTGTVGKVKISTGPLSSQQADGIVPVATAVALLKDMGGSSVKYFPMGGLKAIDEFKAVAEACAAQGFWLEPTGGIDLDNYEAILQIALDAGVSRIIPHIYSSIIDKQSGQTRPQDVATLLAMTKKLVG
- a CDS encoding YraN family protein; amino-acid sequence: MEPVSSGTDRSGQLSRQQQGASRERQARRLLETSGLRFVAANVRYRSGEIDLIMRDGKTWVFVEVRYRSSDRFGGAAASVTRSKQLKLLRAAALWLNGRGQSFDTADCRFDVVAITGEQVEWLPNAFTAE